One Vicia villosa cultivar HV-30 ecotype Madison, WI linkage group LG5, Vvil1.0, whole genome shotgun sequence genomic window, ttaatttttttctattaaaaaatatatatgtgaaacaaatgcgcgtcccgtaccagaacccgtgcgaacgcacgggtttgttactagttttgtaaaaagatgaaaaaaagcataaaatgacAAGGCTGAGACTTGAACCCACacccttaggctatgtttgggagatgggttttggaggggaagggaggggaaggGGAGGTTTGTGGGATGATAAACCCTTGTTTGGGagttaaaaaaaaagagagaaaggtTTTGGGGATTTTTTAAAACCCTCCAAAGTCCTCATTTGACCCAATTTTAGAGTTCCCCCATATGGAGGGTTTTAGGGGATTTATGACTGAATTGACAAATTTACCCTCATaattatttcaaaattccaatttcAGACATAACCCTAATCTCATGGATCAGAAACTAACGTCTCTCTCTCTGTGAAAACGTTGTCGTCGCCTCTCTCAACCTTCACGAATCCGGCGATTTCCGGTgagttttttctctctctctcgctCGCGATTTCTCTCACTCACTCGCAATTTCTTCTCTCTCACTCGCGATTTCTCTCGCAGAACAACAATTTGTCGGCTCTCTGCGACAATCCCTCACGAAAACGGTCTCTGCGACAATCTCCGGCGGCGACCTTTCTCTCTTACTCGTGAGCAACTTGCTTCTGGTACAAATCTCTCTCACTCTTACTTCTACCCATGTTCAGATTAGGAACAATTATGCTTTGCAAACCATAGTTTTATTGTCATTCTTCTTCTCACAATGAAGCTTTCTGGAAAAAAATGCTAATAAGAGGTAGCTAGCACTAGTTTTTTATGGAAACCATAGTTTTATTGTCATTTTCATAAACCATAGCTACTGATTTTGGTATTGgagtataaaattatttaaacataATCACTTTTGTTTGATTGGATTTAGGTTTCAATTGTTAAATGGATCATCGAACAATTAATGCATTGAGCAGATGGAGAGAAAGACTACAAATGACTATTGTTCATGTTCTATGTCTTGTAGTTTATTACTGCATAATTAAAATTCGATCTCGAATTAGGATTGTTGATCGTAGTTTGACGCTAGAGAAAGAGAGAGTACGCGATAAGATAATGAATATAGTTGCAACTAGTGAAGGTCGGAAGATAATAAGAATGAGTCCTAAAGCCTTTTTGGACCTATGTTCTATATTACAACAAGAGGGCGGTCTTCGACAAACACAAAGGGTAACAGTAGAGGAACAAGTTGCTAAGACGCTATATATTCTAACTCACAATGTTAGAAATCGAGATATTCAGTTTTGGTTTCGACGCTCTGGTGAGACTACTAGTCGTCATTTTCATCGTGTGCTTAGGTCGATAATTGAGATAGGACGTACATATCTCAAACAACCAGATGGTTCACGCATTCCTGCAGAAATTCTTGGAAACAATCGATTTTACCCTTATTTTAAAGATTGTATTGGGGCAATTGATTGTACTCATGTTCGTGTAAAAGTACCATTGGCTCAAGCTTCAAGATATCGTGGTAGGAAAGACTTTCCTACACAAAATGTGTTGGTCGCATGCTCATTTGATCTAAGGTTTACTTATGTTTTTCCTGGATGGGAGGGCACTGCTTCCGATTCTAGAATATTAAAAGATGCTCTACGGAGAACAAATGGTCTTAAAATACCTAGAGGTAGTTAATACTTATTGATTCTTTCTCATTTAAATTTTTTCCTAGAAATGTTagtaataaaatttttatttataggtAAATTTTATATTCTTGATGCTGGATTCATGTTGAGAAAGGGGTTGATTACACCACTTAGATCAACACGTTATCACTTGAAAGAGTTCTCCATCACAAACCCCCCTAGAACACCTCAAGAGTTATTCAACCTTCGTCATTCATCGTTGCGCAATGTTGTTGAAAGGGCTTTTGGGGTTGTGAAGAAAAGATTTCGAATCATCTCAAGTGGTGCTGAAGCGACTTATGGAGTCGAcactcaaaattatattattcttGCATGTTGCATCTTGCATAACTATTTGATGGAAGTAGATCCCGACGAAGACTTGATTGCTGAGGTAGATGAAGAAATTGGCAATCAAAGTGCTCCTCAAGCCAATCATGGACATTTAGAAGTAGACGAGGATGAACAAAACACGCATTTAGGGCAAATTTTTAGAAATTCTATGATTAATGCAATGTGGAACGATTACATAACACACGATTAGAGAAAATTTGTAGAAATTCTATGATTAGTGCAATGTGAAACATTACATAGTTGGTGGTTATTATGATGTATTTTGTCCGATTTGAATTTATTTCATTAGTAATGAATTCCTTTATATATCATCATTATTTCTctatcatgtttatttttctgcaattGTAATATATCAGGAATCATGTCAACCTCTGAAAGAGAGATATGGACAACGGATATGGACAATGCTCTTATTGATGCCTTTGTGCATCAAGTAAATGAGGGAAACAAAGTCAACGGAACCTATACATCAAAAGCGTATAACAACATTACAAAGGAGATGAGTGAAAAGTTTCAAAGGCCTTTTCAAAAGGAGAAGGTGAAAGGTAGATGGAAATTAGTGaaaagaaattttcataaatGTTATGACATTTTCAAGAACTTGAGTGGATTTGCTTGGGATTCAAACACACATCGTTGGATTGCTGAACCTGAAGTTTGGAAAACACTAATTGAGGTATGTTTTGCTTGTTAATTATGCCACATGGATTCTAAGCAATAATTATAATGAAGTATGTCATTTTGATTCTGAATTAATTTGTGTTATGTCATCAATTAATTGTTAAACTTTATGTGGGCTAATGGTGTAAGTTAGTTTCAAATTGGGATGTAAATTAGTTAGTTAGATTGgttcaaaaataaaatgttagCTACTGTTAGTAGCTAGTGTAGTTAGAAATGCAGGGCTGGTTTGAcagttaattaattttgattgtaTAGTATGGCTGTAACTGGGTTAATTAGGTTAGACAGATTAACCTTGAGCATGATTGTACTCTGAACTGGATAT contains:
- the LOC131605995 gene encoding uncharacterized protein LOC131605995; protein product: MNISKELKLVKEERLDHDIELETNCFKRIDEIKGHVARDSVELGARYSPNNIPTNLVYYCIIKIRSRIRIVDRSLTLEKERVRDKIMNIVATSEGRKIIRMSPKAFLDLCSILQQEGGLRQTQRVTVEEQVAKTLYILTHNVRNRDIQFWFRRSGETTSRHFHRVLRSIIEIGRTYLKQPDGSRIPAEILGNNRFYPYFKDCIGAIDCTHVRVKVPLAQASRYRGRKDFPTQNVLVACSFDLRFTYVFPGWEGTASDSRILKDALRRTNGLKIPRGKFYILDAGFMLRKGLITPLRSTRYHLKEFSITNPPRTPQELFNLRHSSLRNVVERAFGVVKKRFRIISSGAEATYGVDTQNYIILACCILHNYLMEVDPDEDLIAEVDEEIGNQSAPQANHGHLEVDEDEQNTHLGQIFRNSMINAMWNDYITHD